The DNA region AGATGCTTGTCTCTCCACTAAGGAGTAACATCCTTGAGGGCAGGTAGCACACTTCCTCCATCACTGTGTTCTCCCTTGTCCCAAGGACAGTACTTTGAACAGAGTTGCAAGCCAGAGAAtggtttatatatttgaatttcctGAAGGCATGGTGGGAGGGTCCAGGTCAGCAACAAGTACTGCACAGCTACCTCCTTTCTGCTGTGCTCCGTGTGGACAGCTTCACACAGCACTGTGCTTCTGGGGAACTCacaggtgggggtgggatgggtgtTGCAGCAAATATCGACCAAGAAATGCAGAAAAGAGAGTGCAGTGCGTGGCTAATGTGCTGGAGTCCATTTGGGTTTGGATTCTGACTTGGCGACTTGGGAAGATATATAGCCTTACTCGGCCTGCGCTTTCCCATCTGTAGAAGGGATAATTATAGCATCCACCCCACAGGATtattgagaagattaaatgagcgGATTCACTACAGCCCTTAGCACAGGGCAAGTGCCTGATAAAGATCAGTTATGattattgctttttgttgttgttgccaaAGCACACCCCAGAGTACCAGGCTGAGTGGGGGGCAAGAGCAGCTGCCCCTCGGGGCCCCAGAGCTTCCCTGAGTCCTGGGCGAGTAGGTGCCTGGCTTTTTCTCAGTGACTGATGCATCCCTATCGATTCCAAGATGACCCTGACTTTACAACTTTCTTATCCTTCAGGATGCCAGCTGATTCTATTTCCAATATTCCTGCCTATTATGCAAGAAATCACAATctgaaaggagagaagaaaataaatgctgaAGGGTATGTTCCTTGCTGAAGAGAGGTATTTGTGTGGCCTTTAACGGACTCGAAGGATGTCGTAAAGTCCTTTAGGGTCCCGGGCTGTGCAGAGTGTTGATTTTATGGGCAGCTTGTTTAGTTAGCTGTTTGTGCtacacttttaaatttaaaaaaagcgtAAGCATACTATCTTTCCCAGAGCGAGCTGATTTTGGAAATGCTGAAGGTTCAAATGtgatatttaaaaaagcaaaacaccagTTTCTAGAATTTTACTGGTAGTGCTAAAGGTTCAGCACATTCTTACCTAAAAACTggatttgattcttttttttccttgtctccaaAATCCCATTGTTTCATCTAGAGCACAATCGATGCTAGCACACTTGCACTAGTGTGTGATCAATGTCGATTACAGCCCCTCTGGGGAGACGGAAGGCCCAGAGCCCTACCTTCTGGTGTCATTTCAGTGAAATGGTGATGAGTTCATCCAGTTGGCAGGAAACACTGTTGCCCTCTTCCACTCATTCCTTGTGTGTGACAAATCTGGGTAGAATATTCAAATGCTCTGTTCTGAGTTTTCCTCCTCACTGAATTGAGAGAAAGTCTGGAAGTATGGAAGGCTTTTTCTGAACTTTTTAGGATGAACACAATAACAAGTGAAACAGATTGCGTCTGTTTAAGGCTGATGGGAGGCTTGAGTGTGTAAAAGTAAACGTGCTGGGCCCCAGCCAGTGCTTTTCCAGAAAATGGCAAATGGTGTGATAACAATTCATGCCGGTCCACagttattaaaaaacagaattgcTGCCTTGTGCCAAAAGCACCTCTACCTTCACCATAAGGCTTCTTCTGAAGAAGGAAGCAGTTACCACtatttagaaagagagagagagaggaaccaAGACATTGAATGGTGACCTAGGCCAACCGAGACTGACAACGTAACAACGATAAGCCGAATATGTATCGATTgctgtattttttcatttcttcccgaCCTGCAAGGCCTCGTGAACGCTTCAGCAGGCCACACTTGCCCCGGGACATAAACACTGCACATTCCCCAGGGTACAGATGACCAGTGAGGAATCCTTACCCAACACTCAACCTGCCATGGTTCTGCTCCTAATCATTTGGAATTTTTGTCTTGCCATAATTGTTATCTACAGCTGTGAAAATAGCACATCCTATTTTCACAGATGGCAAGGCTGGTTGGTCTTtgattacttaacctctttgtgtTGGCCAGACAGAAAGCCCCATGTGAACATTTAtacattttacagttttaaaaagcttttggCATATGAATCCCAGCTTGGAAGTCCAGGCCATTTGGCCAATGGAGTTTGATGCAAAATGTCTTGGTCTTTCCCTGGAAACTCTGGAGCTCTTTTACCAGAGAAGTTACCATCATGCTCAGCCTTCCTCAGATCTTGCTCTTAACATGCCAGGTTCCTGTGTAGCTTCTGACCAGGCCAATTAGAGGAGCTAAGGAGGGCAGTGCAACTCACTGACCCCTTTTTGTCCAAAGTGATAACGACACCTCATATCTGCTAAATAAATGTGCGTCCCTTCATCTGAACCAGTGGGAATGAAAGTGTATGCCGGAGCAAATAAAGGCTTCAGTTTAAGGAAGGGGCAAGGAGCGAGAGACATTGGATGATTTTTTTCTATGATCCCGGTCTCTCCCTGGAGTAGGGGCGGGGGCAGAGGACAGGAGGAAGACCAGCTGGGCTCACCGGTCCTTGATTGCTGGGTCAAGAGTTAGGCctggaaacttttaaaatagtaattggGTCTCTGTGAAAGTTACTGGTCTCAGAGCATAGCTCCTCCCTTAGGTCACGTGGGAGTGGCTGGAGGGCTCTGATACTTAGAagctataataaaaagaaaaccaatttcTTTTTGCCCCTCCAATAGCGttccttttatttcctgaatAATATTTGCTTTAGGACTAGAACCTATGCCCTTGAGAAGACAAAAGAACCATGCAGTTATTCCTGAATAATGATTAGATTTTATGGAGGAATTTACCTTCACTGAGAGAAAAGCCTGGAAACTGTATTTACCTATGATTCCAGAAAGCATTTTACCCTAAACACCCACTGACTGTAACAATGCTAAACacaaaaacaacacacacacatacacacatatgcaagaagaaaaaatatccttttcCCCACAAAGACTGTTTCTTGTCATTAATTACAGATTCCAAATGAACATCAAGGACATTTATAATTGAAACCAGTTGGATATACCTTTAACATTCTTATTTGTAAATATCAAACCTCACTTTTAAGAAAAGATTTTGTTTCCTGATTAATAGTTCTTATAACTGAAACCATATTAGCTACTAACATAAAGATGGGGGTTGTCCCCATGTTCTCTCCCTCCTGCTCCCCGCCTGCAGGACTGGGGCGTCGCAGAGCCCCTCTCACGGTGCCAGCTCTCCCCGCTGCTCTCTGGAAGGACCTACGGGGATTCCTGGACCCATCGTCCCACAGCCCTCattgttctcaaggtccatttctctcttcttgagGTTAAAACTTAAGTTTATGCTTCTAAAGCTTGGTTTTTGGATAAAAATGGGGTTGCATAAGTCCCGTGAAAGAGGGACCCCAAACCTGCGGGCCTCAGGGAAAGGTGCTGGGATTTGGTTGGAGCCTCAAGGACGGGAGACACTGATCTTGGCTTTGAAGGTTGAGAGGTGGACTGGCCCCTGAGGAAGTTTTGTTCGCCTCAGCCATTCCTTTTGTGAAAGTGGACTTATCTTTCCTAGATCAATAAGCGCTGTCTCTGGTGTTGGGAGGCATTGGTGTCTGGTCTGTGAGCACCGAGGCTGAGGAATTCTAAAGTAGATCTTCCAAACCTCATAAGAGGGGCTTCTGCTTCGCCTAAAATGCCTCATCCTCTCATTGCTACCAAAGGCTCCGCTTGGACTCCAGACTATCAGCTTTGCCCTTGGATTAAAAGTCGACCCCATAGTATCCAGTGGACGTCGATAAACACCCTAGTCCCTTCACACAGGCAGACAGAGAGAATAGCCTTCAAATTCCCCGATGGGTGCTAATGGACTTAAGAAACTACACATTTTATGACCTAAGAAAACATGTTTCCCCTGAtggttggagagagaggagagagaaggggagtTGTTCTTTGGAAGCTCATTTTTCTTGCCTCCTTTTCCAGCCTTATGTCCTAACAGTACACGCATTTGAAGTTATatgaggttttgtttgtttttaagagaTGCTTGAAAGAAGATCAAATGGTTGTGAAAGGCACTGGGTCGGGAGCCCTAGAAACCGAAGTGTCCCGGAAGCCGTGTGAGTCCGGAAATATCCCACATTTCTATTTACTTTGGCAATTTTACTTAAAACTAGCAAGAGCTGGAGTTCATGCTACAATTAGATTTTCCCCAGGCAccatgaaatgaaaacacatattaCATTTGATTTTAACTGGTTGGGAAAAATGGTGGTTTTCTGAAAGTTCATTCTATGACCTTGCAATAAAAGTTAACGGTCCCTCACATGCGAGAGCCAAGCTGGCATTTAAATTGGAATTATCTGTAGACCCGAGGGTTATCTGGGCTAAAAAGGGTCTTAGGTTAACctcattctctcctcttcctAGCATATGCTGGGGCCACGACTACAACGCCACTGAAAAGTGTTGGCAAACTTGGCTTGGCATTTTTGATGACAGGAGACGCATTTCCATTTCGGGATTGCTGTTTTGTGTTCAGATGACACAGATTTTCAGAGGTAAGAAACATACTATTATCTGATACTTTAATAGTGCCAACCATGTGCCAGATACATGTTTAAGCCCTATAATTTGTGTACAAAATTTGTACTATGAAAGCATATATTTGTATAAGCACTATCTGTTTTATAAGCAATATAAATGGCATGAGGACTACATTTTAATACACACCCATTTATATGCATATTATCTCAAGTCTTTTCAACAACTTTAGGAGGTAGATCGATTATCCGTCCCCTTTGgtagatggagaaactgaagcaCGGAAATTACACTGTTTGTCCGCATCTGGATTGCCAGTAAGTGAGAGAGGCTGGCTTTGATTCAAGGCACTCTgaccctatattctgtattcttttttttttttttttttacatgggcaggcaccaggaaacgaacccaggtcctcgggcatggcaggcaagcactcttacccgctgagccaccgtggcccacccttctcTATTCTTAACCCCCAGCTTTTACTGTTTCTCAATTCTATATAACTATCCTTGGTGCACAGTACAGAGGTTTGCATGTTGCAGGcgctcaataaaattattttctcaaccATTTATTTCAGGATCATTGTATCTTACATGTTCTCACTGGTTTCACACACGTATCAGTTTGGCTGAAAATAAACAGTTGAGGTTGAAACAATGGAATTTCAAATGATGATTACTACTCTGCTGCCCTCAGGAAAGCATTGAGGGACTGAGAGGTACACAGCAGTCACTACCAAGTGCTCAGCCACTCGCCACCTGTAGCAGTAAGTCCTCGAGCAATTTACATTGCAGCTGTAGAAGGAAATTCCAAACGTGCCAGATTTGAGTAGGCATAGAGCAGATGCTCCATCTTCCTTCTGTGCTCAGGACACACGGTCCGCGGAGCACGGCGGAAGTCATGTCCGCTCAGCAGGTCATCTGTGTTTCTGTCTGTCTTTCCACCACTGCTTGTCTGTTCCCCTTCGTTTGCATCCCCTACCCAGCACTGCACGACAGATGTCACCAGTGCTTAGGGACTGACGCCAGACGGGGACATGGCAAGACAACAACGGAGCCTTCCTGTTTCCTAGTCTGTATTATTCTGTAATCACATGGAGGAATTCAAGATGTTTGTTTTGGAATTAAAATCCATTCCCGAAAGATGTGGTCTTTCATACATGGTCTGGGGGGTTAGGCATTCTTTAACTAGAaagttctgtttctcttttctcttaaagCCACTGATTTAGTTTTTCTTGAATGAAGCTTCTCTTTGGGTATAATTCTGGGTTAGGGGAAGACTGCATGCTTCCTGGTGACAGGAAAGTAAATATGTAATTATCGTTTCCAAAGCCTCGAGTTAGAGTTCACACTGACTCAGACATCAGTAAAAGAAGAGATAATCCTCCAAGGAGCCTTTCCATGGGATGGGAACGCCTAAATCTGCTTTGAACTGTGATCCCTTGAGAGCTGCCTGCATTTGCAATTTGCTCTAAGGTGATGGCCACCAGAGGCTTTGGTCTGGGCTTGAGGGTGGTCCCAAGGCCTGGGTGGCTTAGTAGGAGAACTCAGTGTCCCCTGCCTAAGATGCTGGCCAGCCGGGCTCCAACATCAGCCTGGGGTCAGCCCTGACAAGCCGGTATTCACTTTAGAACCACAGCCCGGTGGCTTGATATGCCTCTGATTGGGCCACCTTCTGCAGGCGAGGGCATCTCCATTGTATCTGAGGATCCTGGGCTTCCAGTGACACTGGAGGAAGAGCAATCCTAGGAAAACAGCATGGCAGGAGCCTCAAACACCAGGCAGGAAGAAGGTTCCTTTCCGCTATGCCGTCTCCAAAGTAGGCTACTTGGATGAAATGCTCCACTTCTTGGGCTAGCATCTTCTTCACCCCACGTGTTTGTTCTTTGCTTGGCTGAGCACTTCTCTCTTGTACTCGCCCTCAGCTCTTTTAACTCACAACTCAGATGATCTTAAATACCTTTTGCTTCATTCTCTATGAAGACCCTGATTCAATCAAGAGGAATTGAAAGAGAAGATCTGTGATATTACTTAGCTTTTCCTTACTCTCCAGAAATCCAGTGTCCATCTCATTCACTCCCTTCCTTTTGgcggaaaaaaatattaaaccacTTTATGTGACCATTCGgtcccatattttcattttgggaCTGTTTCTTAGATTCTACTTTGATTCTATGCTGTGCTTTGCTGCTCACCAGGAGAAGCCGCTTAGAACCTAAGCAAGTCATCTGTATTTCTAGACCAGCTCTTAACATCACATCCTAGCGTTTCTAAGGAGCAGGAACTCAGGATTTCAGGTCTAAAAATCCGCGTGTGTAtgtgtacctgtgtgtgtgtgagagagtaagagggagggagaacaaatgaatgaatgactgtgtTTTCTAGACAATGGAATCAGAAGGCCATACTCAGACATCACAGGTCTTCTCTCTCTAATTCCAAAGTACAGAAAACAGTTCAGTGACCTCCTCTCATGGGTCACTTCACAGACCTTTAGGCAAATACTGGATGTTCTCTGGCCTGAACACCGGCCTTGAGTAAGAAACGCAGCCTCTGGTGACACTGCAGGAGAGCAAATCTGGGAACTTCTATGACACAATTCAGTCTTGCTGAGAGTTTGGGGCTAATATTTAACTCTAGTCATGTATTGCTGCAGGCAAGTCTTCTATAATAGATTCATATAAAGTCTTTCAAAATCCATACAAAAGCCTCAATATTTCTCCTGATTTCACTTCAttgggctggggagagggggccTTGAGGCTGCTGTGTATTGTTTgcctcttttattatttctattctttttttttcattcttgccACTGTCCTTTGGACTTCCTTGAgtattatattttcctttcccattttctccCCTTTTGTAGCCACACTCTCCTTCCAGGCTTTTTCTGGCTCCTCCAGGCctgtttccttcatttcttctctaGCAGCTCCTGCTTTTCCTCCTGCTGCTCCTCTGGTTGGCCTTCCCTCTGCCTCCTTACTTTGTCTCTCCGCCGGTTTCCTTTTCTGCCTGCACTCCCATCTCCCTCCTCGCCTCTTCTCTGCTCTGTCACGCTGACTCTGACTCGCTTCTGCCCCCTTGTCCTGTCCCCGTCCGGGGCGTGTCTTTGGTCcccctctccttctcctccaAGACTTCATTTTCTTGGAAGATGGGGGCTGATGCTGAAAGCACCCCAGAAACCACCGCGGCCCCTGCGGAAGGCCTGGGGAGAGGTCCGCTGTGTCAGCCCAGCTTTGTGCCCTGTCGCCCACGCGTTGGCATGGGGGAGGGGCCTGGGCCACCGTCTCGGAAGGGTGGGCCTCAAGAGAAGTCAAGAGCCGCAGGTCACCTGGGGAGAGATGGGGCTGATGGCCCCTCGCGTGCACCTGCCGCTGTGCTTGCCCCAGGCTGCGTCGGAGGGGCTCGGCGTCGCCACTGTCCCTCCCGCCCCTGCCAGTGCTCAGGGCcattggggctgcacctctcCTAGGCCCCCAGCACCCCAGCCCGGCCGTGGAGTTGTTGGCGCTACGGCCGTGGAGTCGTTGGCGCTCCCCCCGCGCGTCCTGCACAAGGTCGGTTTAGGTCCCAAAGGTTAAAACCACCTGTGGGTGTTTCTCCAGAGGCCCCCTGGAGCCCTAAGGGGAGcaccttccctcccttctcctcttcccATCCTCTCCTGTTCCTCCGTCACCTTCTCTTTCATTCCCTCTGttccatttttttaacttaataactAAAAACTTAATCACTTATATTCGTATTTTCATTTATGCATACATTTATTCAACAACAAAAGTGCCAGGTGGCTCCTGTGCCTCCCTGTGTTGTGGGGTCCTGATGGCACAGGCGGGACCTCTGAGGTCTGTTTAAGCTCTAGTTCTTAGGAAAAGACAAAAGCAGGTTTTGATCACTACAAATTTCCAGGTGTTCTTAGAGCCAAACAAAAATTTCTATGCGTCGCATTTCTTCCTGCAGTTCTATTTGCCACAATGTGAATTTCAAATAACTGTCATTTTAGAGCGCGTTTTATTCTGCACCACTGCAGAGTCCCAGCGCTTGCTTGGAAGGTCACACACCCGGAAAAAACTGCAGTAATGACTGCAGCTGACCCTCGGGAAAAGTCCTGCATGCACGAGGCTCTCGTGGGAGACGCTATTGATAATCCCATCTGACGCATGAGCCGAGGCTAGGGTAGTGGCAGCACTTGCCCTCGGGCTCTCACTAGtgagtggtggggtgggggcgtcaGTTTGGGGTGATGACAAATGTCTGATGGCCAGTTCAATGTTCTCGCCTCAGGTTACCAGCCAGTCCAGGGCAGTGGATGAGCCCCTGCAATGTGAAGGACCAAAGGCACGTACACCTGCGGTGAGACCTGCAAGACAGGCGACGAGGGGCTTGGTCCCTCCTGCAGGGCACCTGCACCTAAGGGGACAGTCCCCCGCCCGTCCGGCTGCTCACCTTCTGGGCCTTGGGCACGTCGGTGTGGCGCTGTGCGCGGACCGAACGTGCTGACTTGGCTGGCTTGAGGGGGGCGCAGTACATCTCCAGCCGCCTCAGGTCGCAGCTCCGGAAGCAGCACTCGTCCACGATGCCCGTCTGAGGTGCCCGCCGACTGCTGGAGCCGTAGCCCGTGGGCTTGTCTGTGTAGACGGGACAGAGCACCGCATTAGAGGGGGCTGCCGCCTTCCCACGCCCTCTCCACCCCAGCCCTGGGCAGCCTGCTCGCGCTCCTGGATCAGCCTGTGCCTGATGCCTGCTCGCCATGCTCTCCTGGAGACTGCAGCACGTCCACTTGCACTGAGTCACTTCCCATGCACATCATGTACACCCCTCAACCAGCCCCTTGCCACCGGCAGGCAGGACCCTCATCTGTGTCCCATCCCAGCCTTTCCTTCTCtgctgggccggctgggagactGCCAGGGTAGAGATTAAAAGGGGAATCATGCACCAGGTTCCCTCAGCCTTTGTAACCATCTGCACAGCTGTTATACACAGGACCActcaaatgtttcctctcttgtGTAACCGCTTCTACTGTAAAATCGGATTGCATGTCAACATTTTTTACCTGGAAAGGACTCATCCTTTTACTGCTGTGGGAATGAAGGCCACgacttggagagactggcccaaAGTCATGCCCAAACTCCAGCCTGCTCTCTGCAGAGCCCGGGGGTCTCCCTGGGCCCGGGAACTGTGGCTGGACTCAGGACAAGTCCCATTAACTCTCTGGGTCTCGGTTGACTCAATTGCATAAGGGGGTTAATGATATCTTCCCTGAGAGGATTGTTTGAGGGTTAAAGCGACAATTGTGAGGAGTGCtcagcacagtacctggcacatagaaggtcTCACTGTTCCCTTCCTCTGAGCACCACCGCTTGGTTCTGAACCGGAGAGAGAGGACGACAGCACCAGGGTGGCAGGGCTCCCTCTCCCATCACCCAGAGGCTCTGGAAAAACCAACTTTGTTTTCTTATAGCATAACTTCCAGGCTGAAACAGGATGAACTACATGTCCATCATTCATGCGATTCTCCTAAGCCAGAGAGAACTCCATGAAtcaaatttcttttgaaatttgcaAATTAATCACACCTCTCGACTTGGCAAGCaggtttaggttttgttttattttgttttggataTACTTTAGCTGGCCCCAGAATTAAAGGACAGTGCAAAACAAGCACTTTCATTAAACCAAATCTTGCACATACACAATATATAAGGCAGAAAAAGGGGCAGCTGCTCCGGCTGGGGCAAAGGCAGGGGCCTGCCCACCCCCTCCTTCCTTGGCCATCCGTCCTGCCGCCGTGGGGTGCGGGGTGCTGGGTCCTCTTGTGCCCGGTGTCACGGGGCAAATCCATGCACCATGGACCCAGAAGAAACCAGTTAACCAACCTGCTGTATTGTCAGTATTAATTCCTGACAGAGAGAAAAGCACgacatttcaaataaaagtcctaaattttttcttttcacatgggcaggcaccagggattgaacctgggtctctggcacggcagggaTAGCTCTGAGCCACCGTCGCCCCCACAGAAGTCCTACTTTTTGCTTAGCGATGACTGCTTACCTCAGGATTTAAAGTCAGACCCTCAGGTAGATTTTGAACAGCCCCTGGAAAGGCTGAGAGCCATGACGATGGCCTGCCACCAAACCCGCTTGGTCATCAGTCACTGTGGAGCATCCCTGGGGCTGCCTTGACGCTCCAAGGGCCAGCCACCCATGGCACCAGCCACAGCGCTCCTCTAGGGTTCCACGGGGTCCCTCTAGGGTTCCATGGGGTCCCTCTAGGGTTCCACGGGGCTCCTCTAGGGTTCCACGGGGTCCTCTAGGGTTCCACGGGGTCCCTCTAGGGTTCCATGGGGTTCCTCTAGGGTTCCACGGGGTCCTCTAGGGTTCCACGGGGTTCCTCTAGGGTTCCGTGGGGTTCCTCTAGGGTTCCGTGGGGCTCCTCTAGGGTTCCGTGGGGGTCCTCTAGGGTTCCACGGGGTCCTCTAGGGTTCCATGGGGGTCCTCTAGGGTTCTGTGGGGGTCCTCTAGGGTTCCGTGGGGTTCCTCTAGGGTTCCATGGGGTTCCTCTAGGGTTCCGTGGGGGTCCCGCTAGGGCTCGACAGGGTTCCTCTAGGGTTCCGTGGGGTTCCTCTAGGGTTCCACGGGGTCCCTCTAGGGTTCCGTGGGGTTCCTCTAGGGTTCCACGGGGTCCTCTAGGGTTCCGTGGGGTCCCTCTAGGGTTCCGTGGGGTTCCTCTAGGGTTCCGTGGGGTCCCTCTAGGGTTCCGTGGGGTCCCTCTAGGGTTCCGTGGGGTTCCTCTAGGGTTCCGTGGGGTCCCTCTAGGGTTCCGTGGGGTCCCTCTAGGGTTCCGTGGGGTTCCTCTAGGGTTCCGTGGGGTTCCTCTAGGGTTCCGTGGGGTCCCTCTAGGGTTCCGTGGGGTCCCTCTAGGGTTCCATGAG from Tamandua tetradactyla isolate mTamTet1 chromosome 7, mTamTet1.pri, whole genome shotgun sequence includes:
- the IGF1 gene encoding insulin-like growth factor 1 isoform X3; protein product: MGEISSLPTQLFKCCFCDFLKVKMHALSSSQLFYLTLCLLTLTSAATAGPETLCGAELVDALQFVCGDRGFYFNKPTGYGSSSRRAPQTGIVDECCFRSCDLRRLEMYCAPLKPAKSARSVRAQRHTDVPKAQKHQPPSSKKMKSWRRRRGGPKTRPGRGQDKGAEASQSQRDRAEKRRGGRWECRQKRKPAERQSKEAEGRPTRGAAGGKAGAAREEMKETGLEEPEKAWKESVATKGEKMGKENIILKEVQRTVARMKKKE